A window of Fusarium verticillioides 7600 chromosome 7, whole genome shotgun sequence genomic DNA:
TTCGAGGAAGTGTACCAGCTGTACAGAAACTCTAGTGTAAGAAGCTCGTTTGTGCCAATCAACTGATTGAAAACCGTCCTGATGTGTGGGTAGACTGGCATCGATATTTGACCGAGACACCGAGATAGGCCGGCCGTGGAAAATAGATATCTTTCTACTCTCCAGTCAGCATTCGCAGTCTTAAGGGACAGGAAGCTATGTCTTACCTTTCCAACACGTAGGTCGTCCACCAAACGCGATTTCGAGTCTCGATGACGCTTGCGTTAAAGGCGCTGTTACTGCATTTCCGATGCATGCCATTCTGTATCCCCAGCCTGGTAGCCAGGTTGATGTATACAAATCCCAAGCCAGAAGCGTCAATCGGCAGGGAATAGTATCCAAACAATAGGCATGCCTGCACACTTTCGAGGGACGAGATCTCAATGATTTCTGGGAGTAGCCGAATTGCTTGTTGATAAAACATGGCACctatctcttcctccaagaGGCCTGACTTTGAGGTGCTATCAGAACTGTCGGTGTGCTCAAGATGAGCGTATTGTGTTCCAATGGCAAGGACTGTTAGGAGGATACTGACTGTCACTTCACTACCAGCTTGGgacagatcttgagggctCTTGTAGAGCTGGTCTAATTTCTCGAAAACCCAGTTTTCTTCAATAAAGAAGAGATAGCTCTCTGCGAACTTGAAAAAGACTGTCACCAGGAAGTTTGATATGTTGGTAGGGGGGAACGATGATGTGGCTTCCGACAAGTGATTACGCCCAGGACGCAGATGGTGCGCACGTGGAAAAGCATCCGGGTCATCATTCTGTCTGTTGCTCTCCTGCTTATTGTTAGTTAATGAGGTATGAGTGGGAAGCATTGCCTGTTGGTAGCATAACATACTCGTCGGCTCTCCGGCTCCTGTATCTGGCTTTCGATGAGATTTTTGATACGCATGGAGAAGTTCCAGTACGAGAATTCCCCTGAGAAATCTGTCATAGATTAATACCCGTGCTCAGTGCAAGTGAAGTATAAGGCCAACAAACGCGCTGTCGTATCTCCAACTGGTTGCATCGTACACGCCTCATCATTGATCTCCAATTCTTCCAAATTATCTCCCAGCCCTTCCATGTCCCTCTGACCATCTGAGGCTGGATTGACACCCTGGTGCTCGGCTTCGAGTCTGTCTGCGATATTGGACAGGTTTTCGGTGTCAAGCGAGACTCCCGGCATGGTACGCCGTAAGATCCGCTCCATGTGTTTTGATCGTTCAATCAGCTGGCTAGTATCCGGTCTCCGACGGCTTTCCCTTCGAGGTGTGAGACTTGCTCTCGACAGTCGTTGGAGCTCCCACCTTGGAACGTACGCGCGAAACTCACGTGGTTTCGGGGATCGGATCCGTGTATTTACATTgtcgttgaagatgagaacaCCTGCGACATGGGAAGCCGCTTTCACACTTCTCTTTCAATCGACGGCATTCATCGCAACTATCGCGTCCGGTATTA
This region includes:
- a CDS encoding hypothetical protein (At least one base has a quality score < 10) gives rise to the protein MERILRRTMPGVSLDTENLSNIADRLEAEHQGVNPASDGQRDMEGLGDNLEELEINDEACTMQPVGDTTAHFSGEFSYWNFSMRIKNLIESQIQEPESRRESNRQNDDPDAFPRAHHLRPGRNHLSEATSSFPPTNISNFLVTVFFKFAESYLFFIEENWVFEKLDQLYKSPQDLSQAGSEVTVSILLTVLAIGTQYAHLEHTDSSDSTSKSGLLEEEIGAMFYQQAIRLLPEIIEISSLESVQACLLFGYYSLPIDASGLGFVYINLATRLGIQNGMHRKCSNSAFNASVIETRNRVWWTTYVLERKISIFHGRPISVSRSNIDASLPTHQDGFQSVDWHKRASYTRVSVQLVHFLEDMYHEINILRNCRKREIVTIVSRLVAKKDGLTTWWQSLPPDTINANEQPTMTQSRSAMHLRLDYCLVRMFVGRPFLLKKDTKDIATSPSVPESSPGTNERSASKLVTSREELISDCIKAATEALDICRQLRSSGMGLARASYSEYSACRASLLVLIAYSIRNLSDQFRKTLCEGLDMIREMSAVGESARSEIALIESLERALARLHAGTRPSDVGSSQDQVYADSAYEAFRSWGATLAGKNGLDATTPAASNASGGQAEIDSVSGWPVDFQALSSMDFFSAYDPMADPLLQLPVFGTENLSPTDGWLTQSETEILGRFITGPHGGS